DNA from Chiloscyllium plagiosum isolate BGI_BamShark_2017 chromosome 44, ASM401019v2, whole genome shotgun sequence:
tatctttccctctctcgccctaaacctgtgcccctctagttctggactcccccatcccagggaaaagacttttgactatttttcctatccatgcccctcataattttgtaaacctctataaggccacccctcagcttccgacgctccagttGCTCTACTCAAAAATACAACGTACAAGTTGGAAACAGTCGTCATACTTCATACACGGCAACATTTTAAACTCCAGCCTGGCCATAGGGGTGATTAACTGTCGAAGGAACAGACCCCATAGTCCAGTCGTGAATACCATTGATAGGAAGCATCACTCATGAActtgctggtgtctcagcagatgagaggactgagtgaatcccttcccacactcagagcagataaaaggcctctccccggtgtgaacccgTCGGTGTCTCAGCAGTTCAAACGACTGAATGAACCCCTTCCCGCACTCCGAGCAGATGAACGGCCTCTCGGCcgtgtgaattcgctggtgtctcagcagttGGAACAACTCAGTGAACCCCTTCCCGCACTCCGAGCAGGCAAACGGGCTCCGcacggtgtgaatttgttggtgtCTCTGCAGGGTACAGGAGCGGGTGAACCTTTTCCCACACGTCACGCAAGGGAAAGGTCGCTCCTCGGTGTGGACTCGCTGGTGTCTCACCAGGCTGGACGACCGAGTAAACCCTTTCCCGCAGACGGAACAGCAGAACGGCCTCTGACTGGAGTGGACGTACCGATGTCTCAGCAGATCCCTCGTGCTTTTGAAGCTTTTCTCACAGTCAGGACACTTATAAAGCCTCGTATCGGTGTGAACAAGTTGATGTGAAGTGAGGTTACTTAAacaagtgaatcccttcccacagccagtgcaggtgaatggcttctccccagtgtgaactcgctggtgttcCGTGAGTTGAGATAAACGTgagaatcccttcccacactcaaagCAGGCGAATGGTTTCTCGccggtgtgactgcgccgatgGATCTCCAGCTCAGACGGAGTTcggaatcccttcccacagtccccacatttccacggtttctccatgaTGTGGGCGCCCTCGTGTCTCTCCATGATGAATCCTTGTCCAGGCACACGTGGTCGGTCTCTTCTCGGGGAATGGTGTGATGTATCCTTCAGACTAGTTAAAGCGATTTCTGCAATCAGTCCATCGAAACAGTCTCAGCGGAGCGTGCATGTCTCGGCAGTTTTCCAATCATACTGATGTTTGAAATGCCCCCACGGGGAAGACAAATCGTTCTCCTTCCATGTTCAAAAGCTGACGATATTCGGTAACTGATGAACTGAATGACTCTCCAAGATCTTGGCTTGATGTTTGGTTTGTATTTTGTGATAAGATTTTGAAATATCATCACTGTGAACACAGGATAGAATTTCAGAATGGACAATTCAAATTACTATTAAATATTTTTCTCCTCTGGCCCCACTAAAGCTGTAAATTCCCATCTCACTGTGGCCTAGAGGTATCGTCACGAGACTATTGACACAGAGATCCAAGTAGTGCTCCAGGGACCGAGGTTTGAATCAGCCATGGCAAATAGTCAAACTCTGAATTCAGTAACGAAAATAATCTGCAACTAATGAGTCAAATGGTGACCAtttatcagaaaaaaaagcatGTAGTTCACTAATCTCCTTAAGGGAAGGGATCGCTGTTCTTACTTAGAATGAACTATATGTGAGGAAAGATCCTACAGCAATAATGATTGACTcaagagtcatccagcatggaaatagaccctttggtctaaccagtccacgccaatcataatctcaaactaaactggtcccacctgcctgctcctagcccatatccctccaaaccttgcctattcatgtactaatccaaatgtcttttaaatgttctaattgtaaccacacccaccatttcctcaggaaggtcatatcacacacgaaccaccctctgtcttttttcaatctctctcctctcaccttacaaacgTGCCTCTTGGTCTTCGAATCCCCTGTCCTAACTATTAGACGTTCGCAATACATGATGGACTGGCCAGAGAAAacctcatcccatgagtgatgAAGGATAGAAAAAGAAGCACTTGCCTCTCTGTTTGTACCAGAAGTTTTGCCTAAGCACACTCCAGCTTGACCTTCACGCTGCCGCTATTTCTTAATAATTTGGTTACTGATTTTACTGATTGCGAAGCCCGTCCCGCCCTCTGAACCATTAATTTCGTTTTCAATAGGTCAGGCGAGAGCAATGGCAGCGCCTTTACCCACCATCCCTCGCGGTGGGGAATGCCCCCTATTCTGGCCACGGGAGAGCAGGTGCGCAGGCGCAGTACCACCCAGCGGCCGGAGCATGCGCACTGACCGCCAACACCAGGGGGGGCCCAGAGACGCCGTGTTTTTTTCACCCTCTCATCCGCCGGCGGTGAGGATGCGGGACCGCGGGGGGAGCGCCGGCGCCGGCGGAGGGACCGGCAGGGTTTACTAAACACTTACTAAGCAGCCCGAACCTCCGTTGGCCACCTGCGGGCCGGgcgttgggggaggggggggggcctTTTCACGGGATCGGCTCCCGCCGAACGGCCGCCATCTTGGATCGGCGGGGTTGGGAGCGGTGCGCATGCGTGGCCGAGCGGGTGACGTAACCAGTGGGGGGCGGGCGGGCGACGTAACCAGCGGACGGGTGACGTAACCAGTGGGGCGGGCGGGCGGGTGACGTAACCGGTGGGCGGGGACTCCGGTCGAGTCCGGCTGCTGCCCGCGTTGGGTCCTAGGGTCCgccctctccctcagtgtcacctATTccccaggggaaagtgaggactgcagatgctggagatcagagtcaagattaaagtggtgcattggaggagcaggaaaatcgacgttttgggcaaaagcccttcatcctttccCATTCCTTTGTCAGCCGGggcattgaatacaggaattgggaggttaaGTTGCGGCCAAATGGGACATTACTCAGGCCACTACGAGAACGGTGTTAAGTTGGTCGTCATTGATGGACTtggtgaggtccaggaaggggagggaggtgtcagcgatggtccaggtgaatttaaggtcggggtggaatgtgttggtgaagttaatggactgctcaacctcctcgcgggagcacgaggtgacaACGATCAGTGTAGCGGGGGGGGGGAATTGGTGCCGGTGTAACGTAGCCTTCCCATCTCCATCTATAACGACTGACTaaacactgacttttttttaacaaacccactgactcccacagctacctggattacacctcttcccaccctaccccctgcacaaatgccatcccgtattcccaattcccccacctccgccgtatctgctcccaggaggaccagttccatcacagaacacaccagatggcttcctccttttaaagaccataatttccctccccacgtggttgaagatgccctccaatgcatctcatccatgtcccgcacctccacccttgaaccccaaccctccaactgcaacaaagacagaaaccATCCCCAcaccagtcctcactttccaccctaccaacctccacacaaaccatgggtggcacagtggttagcactcttgcctcacagcaccagagacctgggttcaattcctgcctcaggcaactgcctgtgtggagtttgcacattttttcctccggtttcctcccatagtccaatagtgtgcaggttaggtgaattggccatgctaaattgcccgtagtgttaggtgaagggataaatgtaggggaatgcttatgggtgggttgctctttggagggtcggtgtggacttgttgggccgaagggcctctttccacactgtaagtaatctaatctaatctaaaccgcatcatccgctgatatttccgccacctacaaacggaccccaccaccagggatatatttccctctccacccctatctgtcttccgcaaagaccgttccctccatgactacctagtcaggtccacgccccaccccccccacccccaacaacccaccttccccAACCCATTCCCCAGTGGTAGTTGTGTCCTCTAGTGGATTCACGGAGGCATCAATACAACGCAGTAGTCCCGCTGTCGTGTTatcagaaaattgtgtaataacaGAACAtcgaaactaatggggctggaatcgcattataaccaacATGCGTTTTAAAACTCACTGCTAATCACGTTATAGCGAATTTGTGCTACCGAGACGCGCGTTATAGCAAGACGACCTGCGTAATGTATTCACTGCGACTGTCCCTGTGGAGGCTTCCCCTCCATATTTGACGATAAGGCCGTTGACCGACAAatgacaaagtttaaaagacacttggatatgGACGTGAAtgggaaaggcttggagggatgcaGGCCAGGAGCTGCCAAGCAGCTAGGAAtggcttagtttgggattatgtttggcgtgGGAGAGAGTGAAGGCTGCGGGTTGCTGGAGAGTCAAGAGTAGAAAAGTGGGGCGCGGGAAAAAGCTCagcaaagtcaggcagcatctgaggagctggagagtcgaccTTTCGGGATTCTGGGTCATCCAAGATGGAGGAACGGGGAAAAAcactggctgtaagagctgctcccttTTTTTTGCTTGAggtatttcaggtgttggaggtgatttccttggaTTCCAGGGGTTACTGTTTTACACGCAGCCGCAtcgttttggaactttggggagaaAAGGATCAAAAGCGACACTTTTAAAAGCgggaagacagacaaaaggcagcgagcacacggtcagtgagggagagagggaagaaaaCCTACACTTTTAACAGGCACAACAGTGaatcttcactgtcactgcctttgctgtttgagttcatgtatctctggacattggagtgtggaAAGGAGGAATTAACAATCAGCAAAATTCATAGCTGTCCTTGGAGGagcctgtgtgggagagctcacagcagaggaacagataagtgcatagttttttaATGTGTAACCTTGCTTTAAGTCTGCAGTagcgagtagagtgggttctttcttgactaTGTGTTTTATTGAGACCTGTTTTTTTGtcgtagagatgtgcagcatggaaacagacccttcggtccaaaccgcccgtgccgaccagatatcccaaccccaatctagtcccacctgccagtacccggcccatatccctccaaacccttcctattcatatacccatccaaatgcctcttaaatgttgcaattgtaccagcctccaccacttcctctggcagctcattccacattctgcgtgaaaaagttgcctctcgggtctcttttatatctttcccctctcaccctaaacctatgcccctctagttctggactcccccaccccagggaaaagaccttgtctatttatcctgtccatgcccctcaattttgtaaacctctataaggtcacccctcagcctccgacgctccagggaaaacagcccaagcctgttcagcctctccctgtagctcaaaccctccaaccctggcaacatccttgtaaatctttcctgaaccctttcacaacatctttccgataggaaggagaccagaattgcacgtaatattccaacagtggccctaaccaatgtcctgtaacagccgtatcatgacctcccaactcctgtactcaatactctgaccggtaaaggaaagcataccaaacgcctccttcactatcctatccacctgcgagtCTACTTTcaatttgattaaattttaaaaatacagtagTCCCCTGTATCTGCAGAACCCCGAAACAGCGGAGAGGTGCGATCCCCTTAACTTAAACGGGAAACTTAACTTCCCGGCGGCCTCATGGTCCCTGGTTCCGGAACATTCCCTGTAATGTGCTTGGGCTGCAAGTAACTGAAACCATGGTAACTGGACACGCGGATACGGTTGGGGGGGGTCGCCCTATATAAACCATAATTACTAAGTTAGCCCTGGAGCACAGTCTTTTTAGAGCGAAAAGGCAGGACTATTTCTTGGGTCTGTAGACTATGAAGGAGCGaagatggcctttaatagagtgatatgctcttacATTGGTCATTTAGGGAGCGTTTCAGTTTTACTGATGATCATGTCTGCAGGAATCTGTCCGTTAGTTGCGAATCCTCTCAGATTGCAGGGATCGTTTGGAGCGGCAGTGCTCAGTTTACGGGAGCCGGGGGGAATGTGATGGGTGGCAGTTATAgcaagggagaaaagccgcagatacagtccgAGAGATGGGTTAGCTCCGGGAAAGGTGTGAGATGGAGGTAGGTAgcgcaggagtcttctgtggctatccccatttcaaacaaggatgctgttttggaaaatgttgggggtgatggactctcaggggaatgtagcacaaacagccaggtttctggtatcgagGCAGGCTCTagtgcaatgaggggtacgtcgggttccaagagatcgattgtaataggggactctctagtcagaggcacagacagatgtttctgcagccagcagcgaaaaatcagaatgacgtgatgcctccctggtgccaggattaaggagggtgcagaatgtactcaagggggagagggaccaacaggaggtcattgtacacgttGGAACCAATGACTTaggaagggaaagggatgagattctgaagcgAGAATATAGAAaggtaggcaggaatttaaaaaggaggtccgtGAGGGTtgtaacatctggattactcccggtgctacgagctagtgaggctcggaataggaggatagagcaggtgaatgtcaaagggtggggtgctggaaaagcacggcctgTCAgtcagcgtccgaggagcaggagaaccgatgtttcgagcatacgcccttcatcgggaatgttgAGGGGTGtccaaagggggctgagagataaatgggaggggggaggggggggagaggtggggcgaagggaaggtagctgggaatgtgatatgTAGTTGAAGGTGTGATTGgaagtgataagtcagagggatgggtggagcggataggtgggagggaaggaagatggacaggcaagACTGGTCAAGgggatggtgccaagttggaggcttggcatTGTGGTAAGGAAGGGAGAGNNNNNNNNNNNNNNNNNNNNNNNNNNNNNNNNNNNNNNNNNNNNNNNNNNNNNNNNNNNNNNNNNNNNNNNNNNNNNNNNNNNNNNNNNNNNNNNNNNNNNNNNNNNNNNNNNNNNNNNNNNNNNNNNNNNNNNNNNNNNNNNNNNNNNNNNNNNNNNNNNNNNNNNNNNNNNNNNNNNNNNNNNNNNNNNNNNNNNNNNNNNNNNNNNNNNNNNNNNNNNNNNNNNNNNNNNNNNNNNNNNNNNNNNNNNNNNNNNNNNNNNNNNNNNNNNNNNNNNNNNNNNNNNNNNNNNNNNNNNNNNNNNNNNNNNNNNNNNNNNNNNNNNNNNNNNNNNNNNNNNNNNNNNNNNNNNNNNNNNNNNNNNNNNNNNNNNNNNNNNNNNNNNNNNNNNNNNNNNNNNNNNNNNNNNNNNNNNNNNNNNNNNNNNNNNNNNNNNNNNNNNNNNNNNNNNNNNNNNNNNNNNNNNNNNNNNNNNNNNNNNNNNNNNNNNNNNNNNNNNNNNNNNNNNNNNNNNNNNNNNNNNNNNNNNNNNNNNNNNNNNNNNNNNNNNNNNNNNNNNNNNNNNNNNNNNNNNNNNNNNNNNNNNNNNNNNNNNNNNNNNNNNNNNNNNNNNNNNNNNNNNNNNNNNNNNNNNNNNNNNNNNNNNNNNNNNNNNNNNNNNNNNNNNNNNNNNNNNNNNNNNNNNNNNNNNNNNNNNNNNNNNNNNNNNNNNNNNNNNNNNNNNNNNNNNNNNNNNNNNNNNNNNNNNNNNNNNNNNNNNNNNNNNNNNNNNNNNNNNNNNNNNNNNNNNNNNNNNNNNNNNNNNNNNNNNNNNNNNNNNNNNgtctccttcctatcggaaagatgttgtgaaacttgaaagggttcagaaaaaatttacaaggatgttgccagggttggagggtttgagctacagggagaggctgaacaggctggggctgttttccctggaacgtcggaggctgagggggtgacctgttttataaaaccatgaggggacatggataggggtaaataaacaaggtctttttcccctggagtgggggagtccagaactagaggggcatagatatagggtgaaaggggaaagatataaaagggagctaaggggcaacctattcacacagagggtggtgcgtgtgtggaatgagctgccagaggaagtggtggaggctgatacaatgacagcatttaagaggtgattggggacatgaataggaagggattggagggatgtggatcaagtgctggcaaacgggacgagattaggttgggatatctgggtcaccACGGATGGGGATTTGGATCAAcggggtttgtttccatgctgtatgaacccATCAGGAATGgcaaagagcttatgcccgaaacaccgactctcctgcgtctaggatgctgcctgacctcctgtgctctTTCCAGCTCTTTCGACTCAGTTCCGtttggcacagactggttggaccgaaagatctttctccacgctgtatgactctgtggtgattttgacctgagggtcaccacacctcgggcGAGGGGAGAGTGGACAGGGAAGAGGGCCCCGCTTTGGGGTTCGGTGCTCACTGGAACGCTGATTTCTGGGACCTGGATGAGCGGGAGAATGCTGGGTAGGGGGTGTTGAGAATGTGGCACGAGGTGGGTCAGCCCGGCTGAAGTAGGATTTGGTCGGGCGCTTAGTTCCAGAATCCCTGTCCTGTGCGTGTAGAGTTTGATGCGGAGGTGTTAGACTGAGGTGtgtaaagtcaaaaatcacacggcGGCAGGTTACGGTCCAGTGGGTTTATTTGAATCCATCAGAGTTTggtaaccccacccccacccagctCCTTCCTCGGGCAGCTGACAGAGGCTgggaaagcttgcagtttcacaTGACCGTGTTGGAGTGTAACTCAGTGTCATATGGTTTGTGACCTTGTGTTgaggttgcacgttctcctcgcgtttgcgtggctttcctccgggtgctctggttgcctcccacaacccaaagatgtgcaggttagggtggattggccgtgctaaattacccatagtgcgttagggtggattggccgtgctaaattacccatagtgcccagggatgtgcaggttagggtgggtgggccatgctaaattacccatagtgtccagggatgtgcaggttagggtggattgcccgtgctacattacccatagtttccagggatgtgcaggttagggtggattggccgtgctaaattacccatagtgcccagggatgtgcaggttagggtggattggctgtgctaaattacccatagtgtccagggatgtgcaggttagggtggattggccgtgctaaattactcatagtgcccagggatgtgcaggttagggtgaattggccatgggaaatgcaggattacagggatagggtggggtggcGGGTCGCCCTTcgcagggtcagtgttgactcaatggagtgaatggcctgtttccacccacaCGGCATTCCATGACAACGCCTCCCGGATTCCGGACTGGTGCTGGCAGTGACGTTGACCCTTCCGTCCTCTTTTGCAGGTTGAGAAGGAGCTGGGGACCTTGACCAGGAAAGTCAATCCACACCAGATGAAGAgctgactgggggggggggggtgtgggggtcaGAGCACCGTTGACCCGCGGCAGGAGGGACGGGCTGGGCGTAGGCGGCGCCCACCCCCCCGCCCATGGCCATGGAGAAGCCTTGGAAGTGCGGGGACTGTGGCAAGGGCTTCAACTACCCGTCGCTGCTGGAAATCCATCGGCGCAGCCACACCGGGGAGCGGCCGTTCACCTGCGGCGCCTGCGGGAAGGGCTTCGCCCAgtcctcccacctgctgacccaccagcgggtccacgcCGAGGAGAGGCCGCCGGCAGGCGAGGAGGGGGGCCCGGACCAGCCGCCCCAGGCCGCCCAGAGCCGGTTCCGCTGCTCCCACTGCGGCAAGGGGTTCAGGCGGTCGCAGAATCTGGTCGAGCACGAGCGCACGCACACCGGCGAGAGGCCGTTCGTCTGCTCCGCCTGCGGCAAGGGCTTCACCCGCTCCTCGCACCTCGCCACCCACCGGCTGGTGCACACCGACCGGCGGCCCTTCCGGTGCTCCCAGTGCGAGAAGAGCTACAAGACCACCAGCGACCTGCTGatccaccagcgggtccacaacGAGGAGCGGCCCTTCCGCTGCGCCGCCTGCGGGAAAGGGTtcaccctgctgtccagcctGCAGAAGCACCAGCGCTCGCACACCGGCGAGCGGCCGTTCACCTGCCCGCTGTGCGGCAAGTCCTTCATCTACCTGACCAGCCTCAGCTCGCACCAGCTCGTCCACTCGGACCGGCGGCCCTTCCGGTGCTCGGAGTGCGACAGGGGCTTCAAGACCACCAGcgacctgctgaggcaccagcgggtgCACACCGGCGAGAAGCCCTTCGCCTGCGCCGACTGCGGCAAGCGCTTCACCCGCTCGTCCCACCTGCTGGCCCACCGGCACacccacaccggggagaggcccttcgCCTGCCCGGAGTGCGGCAGAGGCTTCGCCCACTCCGCCCACCTGCTGCGGCACCGGCAGCTCCACCAGCAGGGGCCGGGGCCGGGCCTGGCCGCCCCTGCCCGTCCCGCCCAGGACTGAGCCGGTGCCGGCGACGGGCCCTGGCGTTAATTCTGGCGCGAAGCTGGTTTGCGTCCGCCTTCACCTGGAAGCGGACTCCATCTCGGCTCCTCCATCGCCGGTGACGGTCTTcggggtcatagagatgtgcagcatggaaacagacccttcggtccaacccgtccatgccgatccagatatcccaacccaatctagtcccacctgccagcacccgccccgtatccctccaaacccttcctattcacatacccatccaaaagcctcttaaatgttgcaattgtaccagcctccaccacatcctctggcagctcgctccatacacgtaccaccctctgtgtgaaaacgttgccccttaagtctctcttatatctttcccttctcaccctaaacctatgccccctagttctggactcccacaccccagggaaaagaccttcatttaccctatccatgcccctcataattttgtaaacctcgataaggtcacccctcaacctccgacgctccagggaaaacagccccagcatgttcagcctcttccctcgagctccttgtaactcttttctgaaccctttcacaacatctttccgataggaaggagaccagacattccaacagtggcctaaccaatgtcctggactgctgcaacacgacctcccaactcctgtactcaatactctgaccgataaaggaaagcataccaaacgcctccttcactatcctatccagctGCGACTCCACTATCAAGAAGCCCCAGGCCCAACCATCCGCAACTGCTTCACTGctgcccttccctccatcagaaggttagaagtgggggatttgattgcacaatgttcagcaccattcttgaATCCTGAAGCGGTTGTGTTCAGACACGACAATATGTGTGTAACGTCTTTAGCTTGAGCAGATAAGTGCAAAGTAAACATTCTCACCACACAAAATGCGGGCAGTGGCCGTCATCAATAAGcgagaatctaaccaccatcgCTTGATGTTTGATGGCGTTAACTATGGCtgaattccccctcccccactaccAATgtcctggggtttaccattgaccagaaactgaactgggccatctccaataagagagaatctaactactgccccttgatgttcaatggcgttaccgtcactgaaCCCTCGCACTatccaacatcctgggggttcccattaagagagaatctaactactgccccttggtgttcaatggcgttaccatcactgaaccctcaCACTATCCAACATCCTACGAgttaccattgagagagaatctaactactgccccttgatgttcaatggcgttaccatcactgaaccctcgCATTatccaacatcctgggggttcccattgagagagaatctaaccattgcccccttgacgttcaatggtgttaccgtcactgaatccccctcccctccactatcaacatccagggggttcccattgagagagaatctaaccatcgcccccttgacgttcaatggcgttaccatcactgaaccctcaCACTAATAtcatgggggttaccattgaccagaaactgaacatggACCAGCCCCATCcaaattggtatttggataatcgaggttcctctgtatagcaTGAATGCCAACCCCTCCATGTCAGCTCGGATAAAAGATTCATCTCGACTTGAGACCTTAgcttgctgcctgacccgctgtgacctccagcatttgttttttccATCAGTTTGTAGGATGATCATGGGAGAACGCATGAGACAGAGTTGTGAGTGCATAGTTCTAATGTCAAACTCAAAGGCCAGCGcgggttttgttttttttggttTCAGCTACATGTTGCTAACTTAATAGCATGTTGACGAGTTTCTTTTATTCAAAATGGAAAGCATTAAACCATGAACTAATTTTGTAAATTACACTGGAAAGTGACTCTGTGTTGTACTGATGTTGTTTCTCCAGTGGTTGGTATCTGAATATTTCATCCCTTTCTGAAAGATTGGAAATGTCTTTCTTTTCAGTTCATGGCCTGACTTTCTGCTCAGAGCGAGCCATTGTCCTTTCACATCATGAAGATATGGTGTCTGGTCACGGGTTCTAATCTTCAAGCTCTAGCTGAACTAATTTCTTACCGCAGGGCCTTTGTTTTACTGTCAGGATAGGCGCAGATCTGGGAAACCCgacaccatccgggacaaagcagcccccccccccccccccactcggTTGGCACT
Protein-coding regions in this window:
- the LOC122543573 gene encoding zinc finger protein 436-like, giving the protein MERHEGAHIMEKPWKCGDCGKGFRTPSELEIHRRSHTGEKPFACFECGKGFSRLSQLTEHQRVHTGEKPFTCTGCGKGFTCLSNLTSHQLVHTDTRLYKCPDCEKSFKSTRDLLRHRYVHSSQRPFCCSVCGKGFTRSSSLVRHQRVHTEERPFPCVTCGKRFTRSCTLQRHQQIHTVRSPFACSECGKGFTELFQLLRHQRIHTAERPFICSECGKGFIQSFELLRHRRVHTGERPFICSECGKGFTQSSHLLRHQQVHE